A segment of the Terriglobales bacterium genome:
GATCTTCTCCACTCCCTTCAAAGTCTGGATATTCTCGATTAGCTTCTGGGCAGTGCGATCTGCTTCGTCCAGCAGGAAGCGCCCTGAGATCGAGCGATACGTTTCAATGGACTTGATGATCTTCTGCTCGCTCTTTTCGCTCATTCGGGGAAGCGTACGCAGCTTGCCTTCCTTCGCGAGTTTCTCGACGCCGTCCACATCAGCTACCTGGAATGCGCTCCAGATAAGTTGAATGGTCTTCGGTCCGAGGCCCGAGATCTTCAGCAACTCGAGCATCGACGGCTTGTACTTCGTAAGCAGATCCTGATGCAGGCCAAGTTTTCCCGTACCGCATAACTCCGCTAGGTTCGAAGCCATTCCTTTGCCGATACCCGGAACCTCGAGCAATTTCTTCGGCTCGCAGACGAGGTCTTTGACTTGTTCGGAGAGTCCGTCGATCACCTCTGCTGCACGACGGTAGGATCGAATCCGGAACGGATCCTGCGCATCGATCTCCATCAGATCGGCGGTTTCGTAGAGCACGGTAGCGATGTTCTTGTTGTCCATCGGTCAGTTTCTTTATACCCGAGAAGCGACAGCCAAACCGCCGCTGTCGCGCTCAGAAGAGAGTAGGCGAATTGTACTTGAGCTGAAAAACAAAACCCAGCCACGCGGGCTGGGCGGAGGGGAACAGATCAATTCCTAATTATGCCGATAGCTTATTTACATTCGCTGCTTGCGGACCCTTTTGGCCATCGACGATTTCGAACTCTACATCGTCACCTTCTGCGAGGCTCTTGTAACCCTCGCTGGTGATCCCGGAATAATGAACGAACACATCGGGCCCATCTTCCCGGCCGATGAATCCGTACCCCTTTGCGTTGTTGAACCACTTGACCTTGCCTTGAATTCGAGCCACTTACTCTTCCTTTCGTGCTAGCGCCGGAGTTATTTACGTAGGCGCGGGGGACTGCCTTCCGCACAGTTTAACTCCAGAGTGACTCAAGGAAGCTAGGAAAAAGGGCCCCAGGGGTTCGCTACAGCAGTTACAACGTGTAGAAGGATGTTGAAACTATTCTGCTGCCGTTTCGGTAGGTTGTCAAGAGAGTAAACAGTAAAAAGTCAGCCCTCAGCGGCGTTTTTGGCCGTTTTGTGCTTGCTGAAGCCAGAGCAGGGAGGCGATGGTCTTGGCGTCCCGTATTGCTCCTTTCATAACCATCCG
Coding sequences within it:
- a CDS encoding cold shock domain-containing protein; this translates as MARIQGKVKWFNNAKGYGFIGREDGPDVFVHYSGITSEGYKSLAEGDDVEFEIVDGQKGPQAANVNKLSA